A window from Ignavibacteriota bacterium encodes these proteins:
- a CDS encoding class I SAM-dependent methyltransferase yields the protein MNKSISNIIRKIGHRIYNIGNKYSIADNSPVTADMQEKEFLEIYQLCKPFTMTTIERMYALYCAVNYVLLSNIRGDFVECGVWRGGSSMLIAKMLQNRKIKERKIYLYDTFEGMTEPTMEDIDIHGETALTLLEEYKDHKETSVWCFASLEDVKKNMQITNFKTENIVYVKGKVEETIPHIMPEENIALLRLDTDWYESTKHELTFLFPRLEINGVLIIDDYGHWEGCKKAVDEYREKNGISLLLNRIDYTGRIGIKTAIKNEG from the coding sequence ATGAATAAATCAATCTCTAACATCATAAGGAAAATTGGACACAGAATTTATAACATTGGCAATAAATACAGCATCGCAGACAATTCTCCTGTAACTGCTGATATGCAAGAAAAAGAGTTTTTAGAGATTTACCAACTCTGTAAACCTTTTACAATGACTACAATCGAAAGGATGTATGCATTGTATTGTGCGGTTAATTATGTGTTATTAAGTAATATCAGGGGCGATTTTGTGGAGTGTGGAGTTTGGCGAGGTGGAAGTAGTATGCTAATTGCAAAAATGCTACAAAATAGAAAGATAAAAGAGAGAAAGATATATTTATATGATACCTTTGAAGGTATGACGGAACCTACTATGGAGGATATTGATATACATGGTGAAACAGCCTTGACACTTCTAGAAGAATATAAAGACCATAAAGAAACATCAGTTTGGTGTTTCGCGAGTTTAGAAGATGTGAAGAAAAATATGCAAATAACTAACTTCAAGACAGAAAATATTGTTTATGTGAAAGGTAAAGTAGAAGAGACCATTCCCCATATCATGCCCGAAGAAAATATTGCCCTGCTACGTTTAGATACTGATTGGTATGAATCAACAAAACATGAACTAACATTTTTGTTTCCTCGTCTCGAAATCAATGGAGTTCTAATAATTGATGATTATGGTCATTGGGAAGGTTGTAAAAAAGCTGTTGATGAATATAGGGAGAAAAATGGTATTAGTCTTTTGCTTAAC